A genomic window from Acidobacteriota bacterium includes:
- a CDS encoding L-fucose/L-arabinose isomerase family protein, giving the protein MTIPRRKPRGAHVGVFGVGYHVYWAQFPGLLEELLAKLDVLVARLERRGVRVTNFGMVDKAQDAYAVLPRLKAADLDIVFCDMLTYATSATFANIVRNLDVPIVLVALQPLAALDYARATTHMQLANDDFCSVPEFTGVAIRMGRRPPPVVLGTLENDPEAEADLADWCDVAMALRDVRTARIGHFGHPIEHMLDMQTDQAALTAAFGCHIVQTEADDLLSLAAAVTDEEVRRKVDEILALFDTPDPGADPLTRRLTDEDLEVAARVAATLERFVVHHDLDGLAYYYAGQPGSQLRHIVTNLIVGNSLLTAAGFPMCGESDLKTCIAMLLMDRIDIGGSFAEFHPVDFREGFVLVGHDGPHHINIAQGRPSLRSLAAYHGKPGRGASVEFKIREGPITMLSIGVTARGTFKFILAEGESVAGPIPATGNTNTRGFFKPDVRTFLKQWVAEGPTHHFALGVGHRAGTLRRIADALGIESVVVGVTSGRV; this is encoded by the coding sequence GTGACCATTCCGCGCCGCAAACCTCGTGGAGCGCACGTCGGCGTGTTCGGCGTCGGCTACCACGTCTACTGGGCACAGTTCCCCGGATTGCTCGAGGAACTGCTCGCGAAGCTGGACGTGCTCGTCGCCAGGCTGGAACGACGCGGCGTCCGCGTGACCAACTTCGGGATGGTCGACAAGGCGCAGGACGCGTACGCGGTCCTGCCGCGCCTCAAGGCTGCCGACCTCGACATCGTGTTCTGCGACATGTTGACGTATGCGACGTCGGCCACCTTCGCGAACATCGTTCGCAACCTCGATGTGCCGATCGTGCTGGTGGCCCTCCAGCCGCTCGCTGCCCTGGACTACGCGCGTGCGACGACGCACATGCAGTTGGCCAACGACGACTTCTGCTCTGTCCCGGAGTTCACCGGCGTCGCCATCCGCATGGGCCGGCGGCCGCCGCCCGTCGTTCTCGGGACGCTCGAGAACGACCCCGAGGCCGAGGCCGACCTTGCCGACTGGTGCGATGTAGCGATGGCCCTCCGCGACGTCCGGACCGCGCGGATCGGGCACTTCGGCCATCCCATCGAGCACATGCTCGATATGCAGACAGACCAGGCGGCGCTCACCGCCGCCTTCGGCTGCCACATCGTGCAGACCGAAGCCGACGATCTCCTGTCGCTGGCCGCGGCGGTGACCGACGAGGAGGTGCGTCGCAAGGTCGACGAGATTCTCGCGTTGTTCGACACGCCGGACCCCGGCGCCGATCCGCTGACCCGCCGGCTGACCGACGAGGACCTGGAGGTGGCCGCGCGCGTGGCCGCGACGCTCGAGCGGTTCGTGGTCCACCACGACCTGGACGGCCTGGCCTATTACTACGCCGGGCAGCCAGGCAGCCAACTGCGGCACATCGTGACCAACTTGATCGTGGGCAACTCCCTGCTCACGGCGGCTGGCTTCCCGATGTGCGGCGAATCCGACCTCAAGACCTGTATCGCCATGCTGCTGATGGACCGCATCGACATCGGCGGCAGCTTCGCGGAGTTCCATCCGGTCGATTTCCGCGAGGGCTTCGTGCTCGTCGGGCACGACGGTCCGCACCACATCAACATCGCGCAGGGTCGGCCCTCGCTGCGCAGCCTGGCGGCGTACCACGGCAAGCCCGGGCGCGGTGCCAGCGTGGAGTTCAAGATCCGCGAAGGCCCGATCACCATGCTGAGCATCGGCGTGACGGCGCGGGGCACGTTCAAGTTCATCCTCGCCGAGGGCGAGAGCGTGGCCGGACCGATCCCGGCGACGGGCAACACCAACACGCGCGGCTTCTTCAAGCCCGACGTGCGGACGTTTCTCAAGCAATGGGTGGCCGAGGGGCCGACGCACCATTTCGCGCTCGGCGTGGGTCATCGGGCCGGAACGCTGCGGCGGATTGCCGATGCCCTCGGCATCGAGAGCGTCGTCGTCGGCGTGACGAGCGGACGAGTATGA
- a CDS encoding MFS transporter → MSEASLPSTTRAWVLCGLLFCATALSFLDRQVLSVLAPTLVDEFTMSNTTYARVVTAFVASYTVMFAVGGRVLDALGTRLGLGLAVGVWSLASAAHALATGAWSLGAARFALGVGEGACFPGATKGAIEWMPAHRRALAVGVANGGSAFGAVLAPPLTAWWAETLGWRGAFAVTAVLGMAWLVAWTLATRGLPSVHAAPSAGSGVRFRDLLARPAVARLVAARFCFDPVFYLYMFWIPQYLSRERGMSLAQIGALTWIPFLAVGLSTIVGGRLSDLLVQRGWSPRRARLAWMLGAALFTPASWFVVVANGPGVAIALMSVLMLAHGIWIANFITLITDTVESGAVATAVGLTGMAGGVAAMLSNLITGPVVDRFGFAPVFLISAVVYPIAWLVIASQRSVASDDIRGHLP, encoded by the coding sequence ATGAGCGAGGCGTCCCTCCCCTCGACAACGCGCGCCTGGGTCCTCTGTGGCCTGCTGTTCTGTGCCACGGCATTGAGCTTCCTGGATCGCCAGGTGCTCAGCGTGCTGGCACCGACGCTGGTGGACGAGTTCACGATGAGCAACACGACGTACGCGCGCGTCGTGACGGCGTTTGTCGCCAGTTACACCGTGATGTTCGCCGTGGGCGGTCGCGTGCTCGATGCGCTCGGCACGCGTCTCGGCCTGGGGTTGGCCGTCGGCGTGTGGTCGCTGGCCAGTGCCGCGCATGCGCTGGCGACCGGTGCGTGGAGCCTCGGGGCCGCGCGCTTTGCGCTCGGCGTAGGCGAAGGCGCGTGCTTCCCCGGCGCGACCAAGGGCGCCATCGAATGGATGCCCGCACACCGGCGTGCGCTGGCCGTGGGCGTGGCCAACGGCGGTTCCGCGTTCGGCGCCGTGCTCGCGCCTCCGCTGACGGCGTGGTGGGCCGAGACGCTCGGGTGGCGCGGCGCGTTCGCCGTCACTGCCGTGCTCGGTATGGCATGGCTTGTCGCCTGGACGCTGGCCACGCGCGGGCTGCCATCCGTGCATGCCGCGCCTTCGGCAGGCTCCGGCGTGCGGTTCCGTGATCTGCTCGCGCGACCAGCCGTGGCCAGGCTGGTCGCGGCCCGCTTCTGCTTCGATCCGGTCTTCTACCTGTACATGTTCTGGATTCCCCAGTACCTGTCGCGCGAGCGTGGCATGTCGCTCGCGCAGATCGGCGCACTGACCTGGATCCCGTTCCTCGCCGTCGGCCTGTCGACCATCGTCGGCGGGCGCCTGTCAGACCTGCTCGTCCAGCGCGGCTGGTCGCCGCGACGAGCGCGTCTGGCGTGGATGCTGGGGGCGGCGCTGTTCACGCCGGCCTCCTGGTTTGTCGTCGTGGCCAACGGTCCTGGCGTGGCCATCGCGTTGATGTCGGTGCTCATGCTCGCGCACGGGATCTGGATCGCCAACTTCATCACGCTGATCACCGACACGGTGGAATCCGGGGCCGTGGCGACGGCAGTCGGCCTGACCGGCATGGCCGGTGGCGTGGCCGCCATGCTGTCCAATCTCATCACGGGTCCGGTCGTCGATCGATTCGGCTTCGCGCCCGTCTTTCTCATCTCCGCCGTGGTGTACCCGATCGCGTGGCTCGTCATCGCCAGCCAGCGGTCGGTCGCCTCGGACGATATCCGAGGACACTTGCCGTGA
- a CDS encoding serine hydrolase: MFHDALSRSQQIIRSVVVVGLLSCLAVQPSPGQGITGRIDGTVSDSEDQAPVSAQVYYPPPDSAGGWRTLADPGQVRQVAGIDVNRLDGAFEYAKRTSQHGGLLVIRRGWLVYERYFGRASRDVTPSTASIGKTFTAIACGIMLRDHRDRLPDGLDTKVFTRTYLPDAFPLSDPRKADITLGQLLAMSSGMSEYASGGAPPTVPRFGYVDSEAVPLAPGPAADPSLGRDLRALRAPMWTAPGGGYVYSTSATHVLSILVHGVTGQLMEDYLREKLATPMQWGPWGWPPSADGTPQTNTPGGGGVAVRATDMLRYGYMLLHKGRWGNQQLVPASFIEHASRPSPYNPHTMYSFQFTSNQDGHLAGAPRDAYFKSGTNGYGLYVVPSLDLVVWKIGGVDAQYQWTARGLPQNVPYDGSRATWRLHPHDQFHDPPPDVETGVRRTLELVVSAVVDY; this comes from the coding sequence ATGTTTCACGACGCGTTGTCGCGCAGCCAACAGATCATTCGATCGGTAGTCGTCGTCGGCCTTCTCTCGTGCCTTGCCGTCCAGCCGTCACCGGGCCAGGGCATCACGGGACGCATCGACGGTACGGTGTCCGATTCCGAGGACCAGGCACCGGTATCGGCTCAGGTCTATTACCCGCCACCCGACAGCGCGGGCGGGTGGCGAACGCTGGCAGATCCCGGTCAGGTGCGACAGGTCGCCGGCATCGACGTCAACAGGCTCGATGGGGCGTTCGAGTACGCGAAGCGGACGAGTCAACACGGTGGATTGCTGGTCATCAGGCGCGGGTGGCTCGTCTACGAACGATACTTCGGCCGAGCGTCTCGTGATGTCACACCGTCCACGGCATCCATCGGGAAGACGTTCACCGCCATCGCGTGCGGCATCATGTTGCGAGATCACCGCGATCGGTTACCCGATGGGCTGGACACCAAGGTGTTCACGCGGACGTACCTGCCAGACGCCTTTCCGCTCAGTGACCCGAGAAAAGCCGATATCACGCTGGGGCAGTTGCTGGCGATGAGTTCGGGCATGTCCGAGTACGCCAGCGGCGGCGCACCGCCCACGGTTCCCCGCTTCGGGTACGTCGATTCAGAGGCGGTCCCGTTGGCACCCGGGCCGGCCGCAGATCCGTCGCTCGGCCGGGATCTCCGTGCTCTGCGTGCGCCGATGTGGACAGCGCCTGGTGGCGGGTACGTGTACTCCACCTCGGCAACCCACGTCCTGTCCATCCTCGTGCACGGCGTGACCGGGCAACTGATGGAGGACTATCTTCGGGAGAAGCTGGCCACGCCGATGCAATGGGGCCCCTGGGGCTGGCCGCCATCCGCCGATGGCACGCCCCAGACCAACACACCGGGAGGTGGCGGTGTCGCGGTGCGGGCAACGGACATGCTTCGCTACGGATACATGCTGCTCCACAAGGGACGCTGGGGCAATCAGCAGCTCGTGCCGGCAAGCTTCATCGAGCACGCGTCCAGGCCGTCACCCTACAACCCGCACACGATGTACAGCTTCCAGTTCACGTCGAACCAGGACGGGCACCTGGCTGGCGCCCCGCGTGATGCGTACTTCAAGTCCGGAACCAATGGCTACGGGCTCTACGTCGTTCCCTCGCTCGACCTGGTGGTCTGGAAGATCGGCGGCGTGGACGCGCAGTACCAATGGACTGCACGGGGTCTGCCGCAGAACGTGCCGTATGACGGAAGCCGCGCCACGTGGCGGTTGCATCCCCACGATCAGTTTCACGATCCGCCTCCTGACGTCGAGACCGGAGTGAGGCGGACGCTCGAGTTGGTCGTGTCCGCCGTCGTGGACTACTGA
- a CDS encoding carbon-nitrogen hydrolase family protein translates to MRSRVMTMAGVVLLAGLPLASAQHRGPATPPRSADAPRKVVVATVMKHFTGVLDARLSQAEEVIAAAADRARHGHGGRLDLVVLPEHAIQTDKRGRDATAADKAVALEGVVLTRMAAMARAHRTYLVVPLIRAVDGHYTNSAAVLDRAGALVGVYDKVHPVGRLGSDQLENGITPGRTFPVFTADFGKVAVQICWDMSYDDGFAAVAAGGAEIVVIPSASPQTIRPAGFAERYRYWVVTATPRDNATIFNPAGQVAAQTTADPVLVQEIDLAYAVLHWQDRLDNGRLLTRIYGDKVGYQYSVREDTGVFWSNDPAMPIGVMLKTQQLREMDAHVESDRVLRARVGTPAPTRPLPVP, encoded by the coding sequence ATGCGTTCACGGGTGATGACGATGGCGGGGGTGGTACTGCTCGCTGGTCTGCCGCTGGCGTCGGCCCAGCATCGCGGGCCGGCGACGCCGCCCCGGAGCGCTGACGCGCCGCGGAAGGTCGTGGTGGCCACGGTGATGAAGCACTTCACCGGGGTGTTGGACGCCCGGCTGTCGCAGGCCGAAGAGGTCATCGCCGCTGCCGCGGATCGGGCCCGGCACGGCCACGGTGGCAGGCTCGACCTCGTCGTGCTGCCCGAACACGCGATTCAGACCGACAAGCGGGGCCGCGACGCGACGGCGGCCGACAAGGCCGTCGCCCTCGAGGGCGTGGTGCTGACCCGGATGGCCGCGATGGCGCGCGCGCACCGGACGTATCTCGTCGTGCCGCTGATTCGCGCGGTCGACGGCCACTACACCAACAGCGCCGCCGTCCTCGATCGCGCGGGCGCGCTCGTCGGCGTGTACGACAAGGTACATCCGGTCGGCCGACTGGGGAGCGACCAGCTCGAGAACGGCATCACGCCCGGCCGGACCTTTCCGGTGTTCACGGCGGACTTCGGCAAGGTTGCCGTCCAGATCTGCTGGGACATGAGTTATGACGACGGGTTCGCAGCGGTGGCAGCGGGTGGGGCAGAGATCGTCGTCATCCCGAGCGCCAGTCCGCAGACGATCCGCCCCGCGGGATTCGCCGAGCGATATCGCTACTGGGTGGTGACCGCGACGCCGCGCGACAACGCGACCATCTTCAATCCCGCCGGGCAGGTGGCGGCGCAGACGACGGCGGACCCCGTGCTCGTGCAGGAGATCGATCTGGCGTATGCGGTGCTGCATTGGCAGGACCGGCTCGACAACGGCCGCCTGCTGACGCGGATCTATGGCGACAAGGTCGGGTACCAGTACAGCGTGCGCGAGGACACCGGCGTCTTCTGGTCCAACGACCCGGCCATGCCGATCGGCGTGATGTTGAAGACGCAGCAGTTGCGCGAGATGGATGCCCACGTCGAATCGGATCGCGTGCTGCGGGCACGCGTCGGGACGCCTGCACCGACCCGTCCGCTGCCAGTCCCGTGA